From one Plasmodium malariae genome assembly, chromosome: 12 genomic stretch:
- the PmUG01_12059000 gene encoding conserved Plasmodium protein, unknown function — MLLLYDRIRGDLKKDDKDKGLDKNVLNNNVKKYDRHKLRAILRKYIRHCNRLLNYHRFKEVIDNFEPFKNIFITYSNSFLNKNKIFNYDFRYSKIIKILYLNKKGKRLIYGDNNYVKENSSLRNKKGRNNERTGLLLDDMKYTDEDDTPSEDKRFELINLNYTLKKGDFEKLDNIIVNSEIALPTFSYFDIYLFSNNKKLKYEINKKNIKYIDIDSVLYYLYISVVIAYIHLKDFHNAKIKFFEYIYLKRKLKKINKYCSESEKRKLRITSLISSELKSKIYNYYDLLLYEKKASSLLLKKGVHVDLQKEVTKGRNSNESTNKNSKENENKNADKVNDEIYNKFIITSNINEDEFSKERECTNNVIKKDKNKTATLSMNGGSLFGDSTFKVDSNILEELKNINCLYQNENSYAGNDKDKGEEDKKNTINVDNNYIDRDVVTNGKFLATKRRIHFSNKRKRENYKYRKRKKKRKRKWNGKKKYKEKEYLTLDEYLLFLKIKYKEISLERLIAVLKNTSLEDKICSMKRLRNLMNIEYNEKTNLLKKEKFFKNLIKIKDRKYYFYNYFFDVLIYFSYFKQIHIIEGLLVMALLYSKLNILNVSLYIYKNLYLYFYFIFEDYQKKWKSFDINHEMNKLNSFTIRTKENNTNYINGFEHIRKGQNSKKKHKKKKKKKKNGIFNENHVLTNDSKGEKYNKRHLCAVTSKFSRSTVGGNYGYNNVDDKDNGNTGHSTNANGDDNNNDDDDNNNDDDDDDNNNDDDDDDNNNNDDVDDNDNFDRCSAYDEVIVHTFRHFLNQLKDNSCFYFINDCTKGSLNSKYRNYSFLNNPLMSPHFNHINDLVIKNFIKNSISFNYKYICNGIKRHILIYLNLINHIETKFMFHQYNYNLKNLIYHLYLDKIIKCYDSNLFTYEKNLYVLKRIIFLDNKISIFHAKNNNYLTNDYSLKSTFFRIYFNLYKNEFFIPHYWKQGQQQNIPFIINILDSKYNLSCTHFNKQGEVKVKGENYKEISFYSIINLKKKKNYLCSKEGNPQDVQKQSHKQLQKHAQVQEHTEEQLYEECDSEKNTSKGPERWVSNIPYEDDFYNFNILLNSNESVDKYILSNYINMCQKSINQKKDVYTNGEFKCSTNSFNKIRSNVQEFYIYTKSQDLMNYMHHNTNYSYGMLNDKKRYNSDIVLNKSDPIIKTHTLDINYRNTYSPNNQDGKEFVFDENSYINKLRHVSCDNLYKNNNINGTNNGRKNDNFIESIFFKKRINKKLFNVNKNIHDEEDTNNWKNQNLKNFFNFRNNELKILIYNFLYLFIFDEYIYMNIHRKDISEYFNFVNVLKKKQKLRYNFYNLLYKSNKDIGNEISYYKKYLKENYLHNNNRKDKKIYTSIFGEKTTIHVNVKKDMNDKCKTKSPKKLSITGEEYKMIREHMKISAPIASLLINNKQHYNSRILNLLRDTYKKNFINYHMKINIEKYEHICFLFLITEMLSLILLPYINLHYSFTYIKYHKNVHRYAINSNGNSYSNNKFTSMDKFRFENKPFSYDEEITFQKGNNTGRRKRLLKGTKREISASIYNILNMRRVKFFTFAWKKKKKRKKKHEPDSEEAKNRKTFYKKNTFSNIKNETAYIQKYSLFNEEKKKWRNTLFNKKNSLYSKKEMNTKFSQHMNDNIYYVSFCNFKELHRQLRSSWYSLTFEAKTVIENVFLFNDYYQVDIYKLNEKFHNKGKYFLIKKYEKIIALSFFTRYNTYLIFSLYQRVALLNYLYSNYNVVISILRYINHVHCKLMNQHSRNNYRSGNVQVVYKNNISSLEKNVYGKLNDDSFEKRKHFFNIQQNVSDFFFYMKDEDINYDEYIINTYSTNYINDKNYVQDKNNFFGKKTFYEKMGEIRSFRFSLFFDIFFELKVNYNYLSNAHICVQNSLKYLFFFIKNAHKFNLLIDSRQKEYKNKTKKEAQRDEINTAESGREDETKYKKRSKVNNKRNGEKIDHFSHGEVTYIKTNSAGNSFHENLGNPQRNESDVENYTNSEETIGNNTNSTTDVGVSCNELGRKNSNCNDKRHSQNVHYENCFLGNKASCCDNQWHIKEKYIKSNIFNKIYKNEINIFKEDYLFDHKIDINKFRSSKLFYIIGISLLKQINTNYYYNNLKEINLVYEKDLIKKKININNIVKHDYTELLYLSYKYIMKSIKVDHNNLLSYYYLCIIYLYNLKIDKCIYICKNFLLKNYHNAYSFPFFLLSIVVSSCRNLNGIKNCSKDGSSKCDYSWGRRRKKAHMDRSKFCGNSIKMNDNKKGTLCNSCIFDSYENRYKSLINQLKLNSPLFYNSMTSSNNLFGTHEEKKGCYVNKFCNITNLVHYNEGASKLCSMAKEDPNEARVDVANNANEYIKGEHTSRTSHSSFGTYGMRSKNIEMNPKGTECSFASDECSYSSPSCYCRGTVTNTPSANFDTHLFQSKLPSKECILIISKAVNYFSNNFFFIYLYVYYLINIFIIYDILFFWEKPKKNEKNNSRNKAHLKYWLLQDMLEKYKTKSGSSSSSDICFLDDKNFKESYFSRSYDIIFDDNEHDDINIDNKEDCKVSYESDKCDRCSQYDKRCQVMENFTVYHYNIPTVFSNPRNLTIGKKAENKILTNSIMEEIDKIQISLKILERKSNMKTNAKKEKEEGKLFIINRKKNKDSTTSANVNVNENKRNSKLEYMFSKWANVSFMDTPHQYEYTLNDRYIPSGKKKNINKSEYIDISKVNLLPCSIPIILILYKYVDKQIKRKKNSDMYMHFYLNNFLSHINLNKIKCELHQKDQSIYVDSDQIDNSNCFFSYSKECNKLFNKNYYFSIKSKKDNTDNDSHTDSVNNTGSYENIGSADHNDSTNNIYGNNNNKGIRKISLKSVYLEAITWLGLGEILIYLKVNAKLIIYFINIIDTYIKFYLSLNNKNNYYNFENTTFFYNLTHHFMCLKCLYLFYLYSKCEKRLRSGDYIQRRQNSVFIRNDRMNFFFKGRKNKMKSINNKNLYTKIYFFEKEHEFYNIQMKLSHQPKIVLENNYIYFNDKFSKNDFKLAFRINDKKAFKRKFWPLKKKKKMEKREKIEQKKEKMNRIQENITNYSYIKKNEAKRKEKKDINNKNIKKSVSKLYADAEMLFNSFHLEGCTKNRQKKYRLIKNIKIYVSLINKIYYNDRKVNILYARYYFLKKKYLKVISILSLLNKHYKKKDYIIKKKNKAHGLNFEQNNLSAQNVYQDKEEKLLFHLNNQTDLIYEYLNIYMYYQSFLKLKNYKKSNYYKNILNIIFFKFPIIPFNIFPFINL, encoded by the coding sequence atgttattattatatgatagGATAAGAGGAGacttaaaaaaagatgataaaGATAAAGGATTAGATAAAAATGtactaaataataatgtgaAAAAGTATGATAGGCATAAACTCAGAGCCATTTTAAGGAAATATATTCGTCATTGCAATAGGCTGTTAAATTACCACAGATTTAAAGAAGTAATTGATAACTTTGAaccatttaaaaatatctttattaCATATAGTAACAGTttcttaaataaaaacaagatttttaattatgattTTCGGTActcaaaaattataaaaatactatatttaaataaaaaaggaaaaagattAATATATGGAGATAATAATTATGTGAAAGAAAACTCCTCATtacgaaataaaaaaggtagAAACAACGAAAGAACTGGATTACTATTAGATGATATGAAATATACTGATGAAGATGATACCCCTAGTGAAGATAAAAGATTTGAACTTATTAATTTGAACTacactttaaaaaaaggggattttgaaaaattagaCAACATTATTGTTAACAGTGAAATAGCGTTACCAACATTTAgctattttgatatatatctatttagtaataacaaaaaattaaagtacgaaataaataaaaaaaatattaaatacattGATATTGATTCGGTTTTGTATTATCTATACATATCGGTTGTTATTGCCTACATTCATTTAAAAGATTTTCATAATGCTAAAATAAAGTTTTTTGAGTATATTTatctaaaaagaaaattaaaaaaaataaataaatattgttcCGAGTCGGAAAAAAGGAAGTTGCGAATTACTAGTTTGATATCATCagaattaaaaagtaaaatatataattattacgaCCTTTTATTGTATGAAAAGAAGGCTTCCTCCctattgttaaaaaaaggTGTTCATGTGGATTTGCAGAAAGAAGTAACTAAGGGTAGGAATTCGAATGAGAGTACGAACAAGAATTcgaaagaaaatgaaaataagaatGCTGATAAGGTAAATGacgaaatatataataaatttatcataACAAGTAACATTAACGAAGATGAATTCTCTAAAGAACGTGAATGCAccaataatgtaataaaaaaggacaaAAACAAAACTGCTACCTTAAGCATGAATGGCGGTTCTTTGTTTGGTGATAGCACTTTTAAGGTGGATTCTAACATTTTAGAggaattgaaaaatataaactgtTTGTACCAAAATGAAAACAGTTATGCAGGTAATGACAAGGATAAAGGGGAAGAGGACAAGAAGAACACCATAAATGTAGACAATAACTATATCGATAGAGACGTGGTTACAAATGGAAAGTTCTTAGCAACAAAGAGAAGAATTCATTTTAGTAATAAACgcaaaagagaaaattataaatacagaaagagaaagaagaaaaggaagaggaaatggaatggaaaaaaaaaatataaagaaaaagaatatttaacattagatgaatatttgttatttttaaaaataaagtataagGAGATATCATTAGAAAGGCTAATAGCTGTTTTGAAAAATACTTCTTTAGAAGATAAAATATGCAGCATGAAAAGATTAAgaaatttaatgaatatagaatataatgaaaaaacaaatttattaaagaaagaaaaattttttaaaaatttaataaaaattaaagatagGAAATACTACTTCTACAACTACTTTTTTGATGtcctaatatatttttcttacttCAAGCAGATACATATTATTGAAGGTTTACTAGTTATGGCCCTATTATACAGCAAATTAAATATTCTAAATGTTtccctatatatatataaaaatttgtatttatatttttatttcatttttgagGATTATCAAAAAAAGTGGAAATCCTTCGATATAAATCACGAAATGAATAAACTAAATTCTTTCACTATAAGAACAAAGGAAAATAACACTAACTATATAAATGGTTTTGAGCATATAAGAAAGGGacaaaattcaaaaaaaaagcataaaaaaaaaaaaaaaaaaaaaaaaaatggaatttttaatgaaaatcaTGTCCTAACGAATGATAGTAAGGGAGAAAAGTATAACAAGCGGCATTTATGCGCTGTTACGTCCAAATTTAGTAGGAGCACAGTGGGAGGTAACTATGGTTACAATAATGTGGATGATAAAGATAATGGTAATACTGGTCACAGTACAAATGCTAATGGTGATgacaataataatgatgatgatgataataataacgatgatgatgatgatgataataataacgatgatgatgatgatgataataataacaatgacGACGTCGATGATAACGATAACTTCGACAGGTGCAGCGCATACGACGAGGTAATTGTTCACACGTTCAGGCACTTTCTGAATCAGCTAAAAGATAACagttgtttttattttataaatgacTGTACAAAAGGTAGTTTGAATTCCAAATATcgtaattattcttttttgaaTAACCCATTGATGTCTCCTCATTTCAATCATATTAACGATTTAGTTAttaagaattttataaagaattcaatctcttttaattataaatatatttgtaatggaataaaaagacatattttaatttatttgaatttgATAAATCATATTGAAACAAAGTTTATGTTTCatcaatataattataacttaaaaaatttaatatatcatttgtACTTggacaaaattataaaatgttatGACTCAAACCTTTTCACGTATGAAAAAAATCTGTATGTATTAAAacgtataatttttcttgataataaaattagtatatttcatgcaaaaaataataactacTTAACGAATGATTATTCATTGAAGTCTActttttttagaatatattttaatcttTATAAAAACGAGTTTTTCATACCTCATTATTGGAAGCAAGGTCAGCAGCAGAATATACCGtttattataaacattttggatagtaaatataatttaagttGTACACACTTTAATAAACAGGGCGAAGTAAAAGTAAAAggagaaaattataaagaaatatctTTTTACTCCATcataaatttgaaaaagaaaaaaaattatctgtGCAGTAAGGAGGGCAATCCGCAGGATGTACAAAAGCAGTCGCATAAACAGTTGCAGAAGCATGCACAGGTACAGGAACACACCGAGGAACAACTGTATGAAGAATGTGATTCGGAGAAAAACACAAGCAAAGGTCCAGAACGCTGGGTGAGCAATATTCCCTATGAAGAcgatttttataattttaatattctgCTAAATTCAAACGAAAGtgtagataaatatatattaagtaattatataaacatgtgCCAAAAGAgtataaatcaaaaaaaagacGTATATACAAATGGTGAGTTTAAATGTAGTACAAAcagttttaataaaattagaagtAATGTACAAGAATTTTATATCTATACTAAGAGCCAAGATTTGATGAATTACATGCATCATAATACGAATTATTCGTATGGAATGTTAAATGATAAGAAAAGATACAATTCTGATATTGTGTTAAACAAATCAGATCCGATCATTAAAACACATACATTAGATATCAATTATAGAAACACATATAGCCCAAATAACCAAGATGGAAAAGAATTTGTATTTGATGAaaatagttatataaataaattaagacACGTCTCTtgtgataatttatataagaataacaatataaatgGTACTAATAACGGtagaaaaaatgataacTTCATtgaatcaattttttttaaaaaaagaattaataagaAGCTTTTTAATGTGAACAAGAACATACATGATGAAGAAGATACGAATAACTggaaaaatcaaaatttgaaaaatttttttaattttcgaAATAAtgagttaaaaatattaatttataattttttataccttttcatatttgatgaatatatatatatgaatatacacaGAAAGGATATAAGCGAATATTTCAATTTCgtgaatgttttaaaaaagaagcaaaaattaagatataatttttataatttactttATAAATCAAATAAAGACATTGGAAATGAAATATCATATTACAAAAAGtacttaaaagaaaattatttgcacaataataacagaaaagataaaaaaatttatacctCCATATTTGGGGAGAAAACTACTATTCACGTTAATGTGAAGAAAGATATGAATGACAAATGTAAAACCAAAAGtccaaaaaaattatctataACAGGAGAAGAGTATAAAATGATTAGAGAACATATGAAAATATCAGCTCCAATTGCTTCAttactaataaataataaacagCATTATAATAGTAGGATTTTAAATTTGTTAAGagatacatataaaaaaaattttattaattatcatatgaaaataaatatagaaaagtaTGAGCATATCTGTTTTCTGTTTTTAATAACTGAAATGTTATCACTTATATTGCTACCCTATATTAATTTGCATTATTCTTTTACATATATCAAGTATCACAAGAATGTGCACCGTTACGCCATCAATAGTAATGGTAATAGttacagtaataataaattcacGTCCATGGATAAATTTAGATTTGAAAACAAACCTTTTTCGTACGATGAAGAAATAACATTCCAAAAGGGAAATAACACAGGAAGACGTAAAAGATTGTTGAAAGGAACAAAAAGGGAAATTTCAGCAAGTATTTATAACATACTTAATATGAGGagagtaaaattttttacatttgcatggaagaaaaaaaaaaaaagaaaaaaaaagcatgaACCCGACTCAGAGGAAgcgaaaaatagaaaaacattttacaaaaagaatacattcagtaatataaaaaatgaaacagcttatatacaaaaatattccttatttaatgaggaaaaaaaaaaatggagaaatactttatttaataaaaaaaactcattatattctaaaaaagaaatgaatacGAAATTTAGTCAACACATGAACGATAACATTTATTATGTCAGTTTTTGCAATTTTAAGGAACTGCATAGGCAATTAAGGAGTAGCTGGTACAGTTTAACATTTGAAGCAAAAACAGTAATAgaaaatgtttttctttttaatgaCTACTACCAAGTtgatatatacaaattaaatgaaaaatttcaTAACAAAGGTAAATATTtccttataaaaaaatatgaaaaaattatagccCTATCCTTTTTTACAAGATACAATAcgtatttaatattttcattatatcaGCGAGTAGCATTATTAAATTACTTATACTCAAACTATAATGTAGTCATTTCTATTTTGAGATATATCAATCATGTCCATTGTAAATTGATGAATCAACATTCGAGAAATAATTATCGCAGTGGGAATGTACAAgtagtatataaaaataatatcagTTCATTGgagaaaaatgtatatgGAAAATTAAATGATGATTCTTTTGAAAAACGGAAgcacttttttaatatacaacAAAATGTATCagactttttcttttacatgAAAGATGAAGACATTAATTATGATgagtatataattaataccTACagtacaaattatataaatgataaaaattatgtacaagataaaaataatttttttggaaaaaaaacattttatgaaaaaatgggAGAAATACGATCCTTCCGCTTCTCtctattttttgatatattttttgagctaaaggttaattataattatttgagTAATGCCCATATATGTGTGCAAAATTcgttgaaatatttattcttttttataaaaaatgcgCACAAATTTAATCTTCTTATTGACTCGAGGCAAAAAGAGTACAAAAATAAGACAAAAAAGGAGGCACAAAGAGATGAAATAAATACAGCAGAAAGTGGAAGAGAGGATGAAAcgaaatataagaaaagaaGTAAGGTGAATAACAAAAGAAACGGAGAGAAAATTGATCATTTCTCCCATGGTGAAGtcacatatattaaaacaaattcGGCGGGAAATTCATTCCATGAGAACTTAGGTAACCCACAAAGAAATGAGAGTGACGTAGAGAATTACACAAACAGCGAAGAAACAATTGGTAATAATACTAACAGTACAACGGATGTAGGTGTAAGTTGCAATGAATtaggaagaaaaaattcaaattgtAACGATAAAAGACATTCACAGAATGTGCATTATGAAAATTGTTTCTTAGGAAATAAAGCTTCATGCTGTGATAATCAGTGgcatataaaagaaaaatatattaagagtAATATCTTTAACAAGATTTATAAGAAcgaaataaacatatttaaggAGGATTATTTGTTTGATCATAAAATCGATATTAACAAATTTAGAAGCAGCAAactattttacataataggAATTTCTTTGCTAAAGCAGATTAACACTAATTACtattacaataatttaaaagagaTAAATCTAGTATATGAAAAggatttaattaaaaagaaaataaatattaataatattgtaaaacATGATTATACAGAATTGCTATATTTGagctataaatatattatgaaaagtattaaagtcgatcataataatttactcagttattattatctatgtattatttatttatataatttaaaaattgataagtgtatatatatttgtaaaaattttttgctaaaaaattatcataacGCCTATtcctttccattttttttgttaagtATAGTAGTTAGTAGCTGTAGGAATTTAAACggaattaaaaattgtagCAAGGATGGAAGCAGTAAATGCGATTATTCATGGGGACGGAGGAGAAAAAAAGCACATATGGATCGTTCGAAATTTTGTGGTAATAGCATTAAGAtgaatgataataaaaaaggcaCTCTGTGTAACTCATGCATTTTTGACAGTTATGAGAATCGTTATAAATCGTTAATTAACCAGTTAAAGTTGAACTCCCCCCTGTTTTACAATTCTATGACCAGCAGCAATAATTTGTTTGGGACACATGAAGAGAAAAAGGGGtgttatgtaaataaattctGTAATATTACCAATTTAGTTCATTATAACGAGGGGGCAAGCAAACTGTGTAGTATGGCAAAGGAAGACCCAAATGAGGCCCGTGTAGATGTAGCAAATAATGCGAACGAGTACATCAAAGGTGAACACACTTCTCGTACATCACACTCATCATTTGGAACATATGGAATGCGgagtaaaaatattgaaatgaATCCAAAAGGCACAGAATGCAGTTTCGCATCTGACGAGTGCAGCTATAGTAGCCCAAGCTGCTACTGTAGAGGCACAGTCACAAATACTCCTAGCGCAAATTTTGATACTCATTTATTTCAGTCGAAGCTACCTAGTAAAGAAtgcattttaattatatcaaaaGCTGTGAACTACTTTtctaataactttttttttatatatttatatgtctATTATTTGATTAAcatctttattatttatgatattttatttttttgggaaaaaccaaaaaaaaatgagaaaaataattccAGGAATAAGgcacatttaaaatattggTTGTTGCAGGACATgttggaaaaatataaaacaaaatcgGGTTCTAGTTCGTCTTCAGATATATGTTTTTTGgatgataaaaatttcaaGGAAAGCTATTTCAGCCGTTCCTATGACATCATTTTTGATGATAATGAGCACgatgatataaatattgaCAATAAGGAGGATTGCAAGGTCAGTTATGAGAGTGACAAATGTGATAGGTGCAGTCAATATGATAAACGTTGTCAAGTAATGGAAAACTTTACGGTATATCATTACAACATTCCTACAGTATTCAGTAATCCCAGAAATTTAACCATTGGAAAAAAGgcagaaaataaaatattaacaaatagCATTATGGAAGAAATTGACAAAATAcaaatttcattaaaaattttggaaagaaaaagtaatatgaaaacgaatgcaaaaaaagaaaaagaggaaggaaaattatttatcataaatagaaaaaaaaacaaggaTTCTACTACAAGTGcaaatgtaaatgtaaatgaGAACAAAAGAAATAGTAAGTTAGAGTACATGTTTTCCAAATGGGCTAATGTAAGTTTTATGGATACTCCTCACCAATATGAATATACCCTAAACGATCGGTATATACCTAgtggaaagaaaaaaaatataaacaaaagcGAATACATTGACATTAGTAAAGTTAATTTATTACCATGTTCTATACCTATAATTttgatattatataaatatgtcgataaacaaattaagaggaaaaaaaattctgatatgtacatgcatttttatttaaataactttttatcCCATATAAatttgaacaaaataaaatgtgaaCTGCATCAAAAGGACCAAAGCATTTATGTTGACAGTGACCAAATAGATAACAGCAATTGTTTTTTTAGTTATTCTAAagaatgtaataaattatttaataagaattattatttctcgataaaaagtaaaaaggaTAACACTGATAACGATAGCCATACTGATAGTGTTAACAACACGGGCAGTTACGAAAATATTGGCAGTGCTGACCACAATGATAGTACTAATAACATTTacggtaataataataacaaagggataagaaaaattagcTTAAAGAGTGTGTATTTAGAAGCTATTACTTGGCTGGGTTTAGgggaaattttaatatatttaaaggtTAATGCTAAGctaatcatttattttattaacataattgacacgtatataaaattttatttaagcttaaataataagaacaattattataattttgaaaatactacctttttttataatttaaccCATCATTTCATGTGTCTAAAATGTTTATACCTTTTTTACTTATACTCGAAATGTGAAAAGAGGCTAAGAAGTGGAGATTATATACAGAGAAGACAAAACAGTGTATTCATTCGAAATGATagaatgaattttttttttaaaggtagaaagaataaaatgaaatcaataaataacaaaaatttatatacaaaaatttattttttcgaaAAGGAGCATGAGTTTTACAATATCCAAATGAAACTCTCTCATCAGCCAAAAATTGTATTAGAAAATAactacatttattttaatgataaatttagtaaaaatgattttaaatTAGCTTTTCGCATCAATGATAAGAAGGCttttaaaaggaaattttggcccttaaaaaaaaaaaaaaaaatggagaaaagagaaaaaatagagcaaaaaaaagagaaaatgaaTAGAATCCAAGAAAACATTACAAATTATTCATacatcaaaaaaaatgaagcaaaaagaaaagaaaaaaaagatatcaataacaaaaatattaaaaaaagtgtaaGTAAATTATATGCAGATGCAGAAAtgttatttaattctttcCATTTAGAGGGATGCACAAAAAATAgacagaaaaaatatagactcataaaaaatattaaaatttatgtatctttaataaacaaaatatattacaatgatagaaaagtaaatattttgtatgctagatattactttttaaaaaaaaaatatttaaaagttaTTAGTATTCTgtcattattaaataaacactacaaaaaaaaagattatattattaagaaaaaaaataaggcaCATGGTTTAAATTTTGAACAAAACAACTTGTCTGCGCAAAATGTATACCAAGATAAGGAAGAAAAACTCTTATTTCATTTGAATAACCAAACAGACttaatttatgaatatttaaatatatatatgtattatcaATCTTTTctcaaattaaaaaattataagaaatctaattattacaaaaatattttaaatattattttttttaagtttccAATTATaccatttaatatatttccttttataaATCTCTAA